One genomic segment of Bifidobacterium breve DSM 20213 = JCM 1192 includes these proteins:
- a CDS encoding ABC transporter substrate-binding protein produces MRNTKKVIAATAAVATLVGLAACGSSNDNSVNKGDADKAELVFWGWDSGNSMKEILADFEKANPGITVKFNNTGTAEKTSTALSNAIAAGNGAPDVVMLEDPTVTQFAVTDGLVDLSRFGADKLADDFAAGPWNKLQYNNKPYALPIDSGPEMFFYNKAVFDKAGVDGESIKTWDDYYEAAKKIRAIGSYITNLAGTSNDYQPFTAQIWQAGAQPWKVDGENITINMTKDEGMQRYIQFVQKLIDEDLVDTKTPNWSDDWNRELNDGTLASLTIGAWMPINLMTGAPDQAGNWRVAQLPQWEDGKEVSAEDGGSALAVTSQSKNQAAAYKLVEYMTHGEGAQTMADTGTFPSLKKILKSDSFTDPTTESNKKTNDYFGGQNVNEVLSAAAQRPTEKFQYLPYNPYAQTTYGDEVSKAYSGDITLEEALQNYAKKLAEQGTQQGYNVTVK; encoded by the coding sequence ATGCGCAACACCAAGAAGGTCATCGCGGCAACGGCAGCCGTGGCCACGCTCGTCGGTCTCGCCGCCTGCGGCAGCAGCAACGACAACAGCGTCAACAAGGGTGACGCCGACAAGGCCGAACTCGTGTTCTGGGGCTGGGATTCCGGCAACTCGATGAAGGAAATCCTCGCTGACTTCGAGAAGGCCAACCCCGGCATCACCGTCAAGTTCAACAACACCGGCACCGCCGAGAAGACCTCCACCGCGCTCTCCAACGCCATCGCCGCCGGCAATGGCGCCCCGGATGTCGTGATGCTCGAAGATCCGACCGTCACCCAGTTCGCCGTCACCGATGGCCTCGTGGATCTGAGCCGGTTCGGTGCCGACAAGCTCGCCGACGACTTCGCCGCCGGCCCGTGGAACAAGCTCCAGTACAACAACAAGCCGTACGCTCTACCGATTGATTCCGGCCCTGAAATGTTCTTCTACAACAAGGCAGTGTTCGACAAGGCCGGCGTGGACGGCGAGTCCATCAAGACTTGGGACGACTACTACGAGGCCGCCAAGAAGATTCGCGCCATCGGCTCCTACATCACCAACCTTGCCGGCACGTCCAACGACTACCAGCCCTTCACCGCCCAGATCTGGCAGGCCGGCGCCCAGCCGTGGAAGGTCGATGGCGAGAACATCACTATCAACATGACCAAGGACGAGGGCATGCAGCGCTATATCCAATTCGTCCAGAAGCTCATCGACGAAGACCTCGTGGACACCAAGACCCCGAACTGGTCCGACGATTGGAACCGCGAGCTCAACGATGGCACCCTCGCCTCCCTGACCATCGGCGCTTGGATGCCGATCAACCTCATGACCGGCGCCCCCGATCAGGCCGGCAACTGGCGCGTCGCCCAGCTGCCGCAGTGGGAGGACGGCAAGGAAGTCTCCGCCGAAGACGGTGGCTCCGCACTTGCCGTCACCTCGCAGTCCAAGAACCAGGCCGCTGCCTACAAGCTCGTTGAGTACATGACGCATGGCGAGGGCGCTCAGACCATGGCCGACACCGGTACCTTCCCGTCCCTGAAGAAGATCCTGAAGTCCGACTCCTTCACCGACCCGACCACCGAGTCCAACAAGAAGACCAACGACTACTTCGGCGGTCAGAACGTCAACGAAGTCCTTTCCGCCGCGGCTCAGCGCCCGACCGAGAAGTTCCAATACCTGCCGTACAACCCGTACGCCCAGACCACTTACGGCGACGAAGTCTCCAAGGCCTACTCCGGCGACATCACCCTGGAGGAAGCACTCCAGAACTACGCCAAGAAGCTGGCCGAGCAAGGCACGCAGCAGGGCTACAACGTCACCGTCAAGTGA
- a CDS encoding carbohydrate ABC transporter permease has protein sequence MAAASQPTVGILPEEADLHTAEARVNKHKADWRGWKFMWPFTVVFVFVFIIPIVYAIYISFFKKQMIGGTRFVGVENYARLLQDGQFWSSVGRVALFTCVQVPIMLFLSAAMALALDSMKLHGAKFFRISTFLPYAVPAVVSTLVWGFVYGAKYGLVGSFNDFFGTNVDVLQPGVLLASIGNISTWEFTGYNMLIFYSSLSTIPHSLYEAASIDGASEWQIVKSIKLPELKGSLAITVIFSIIGSFQLFNEPSILQNMVPGNAITTYYTPNMYAYNLSFSGNQSNYAAALAIVMAVITMAIAYAVQLKSMKEQMK, from the coding sequence ATGGCCGCAGCCTCGCAGCCAACGGTGGGAATCCTGCCTGAGGAGGCGGATCTGCACACGGCCGAGGCCCGCGTCAACAAGCATAAGGCCGATTGGCGTGGATGGAAGTTCATGTGGCCGTTCACGGTGGTGTTCGTGTTCGTGTTCATTATTCCGATTGTGTACGCCATCTACATCAGCTTCTTCAAGAAGCAGATGATCGGCGGCACGAGGTTCGTCGGGGTCGAGAACTACGCGCGGTTGCTGCAGGACGGCCAGTTCTGGTCGTCCGTGGGTCGTGTGGCGCTGTTCACCTGCGTGCAGGTGCCGATCATGCTGTTCCTGTCGGCTGCCATGGCCCTCGCCCTGGATTCGATGAAGCTGCACGGCGCCAAGTTCTTCCGCATCAGCACGTTCCTGCCCTATGCGGTGCCCGCGGTGGTGTCCACGTTGGTGTGGGGCTTCGTGTACGGCGCGAAGTACGGCCTGGTGGGCTCGTTCAACGACTTCTTCGGCACGAACGTCGACGTGCTGCAGCCGGGCGTGCTGCTTGCCTCCATCGGCAACATCAGCACGTGGGAGTTCACCGGCTACAACATGCTGATCTTCTACTCGTCGCTGTCCACCATCCCGCACTCCCTGTACGAGGCCGCGTCCATCGATGGCGCTTCCGAATGGCAGATCGTCAAGTCCATCAAGCTGCCCGAGCTGAAGGGCTCGCTGGCCATCACGGTGATCTTCTCGATCATCGGCAGCTTCCAGCTGTTCAACGAGCCGAGCATCTTGCAGAACATGGTTCCGGGCAACGCGATCACCACGTACTACACGCCGAACATGTACGCGTACAACCTGAGCTTCTCCGGCAACCAGTCGAATTACGCGGCCGCTCTGGCCATCGTGATGGCCGTCATCACCATGGCCATCGCCTACGCCGTGCAGCTGAAGAGCATGAAGGAGCAGATGAAGTGA
- a CDS encoding carbohydrate ABC transporter permease, with the protein MSAAASTRLTDAELKAQEKAARKAEKERQKRIAADEAAERRRSARAGFANVSNPRRSTLMTVLCAIFAVYCLFPFVYLVINATKTQADFTSTFGLGFGKSFALWDNIVTVFTYQGGIFGRWLVNTLLYVVVGAGGATLLAIMGGYALAKFRFPGRKAVFAVIIGSISVPGIALAVPQFLLFAKLGLTNTPWAMIIPSLISPFGLYLMWIFSEQAVPTELLEAARVDGASEFRTFWTISLPLLAPGIVTTALFTIVATWNNYFLPLIMLKDADWYPLTIGLNQWKDQASTAGGQAIQNLVITGSLITIIPLVIAFLCLQKYWQSGLAAGAVKE; encoded by the coding sequence ATGAGTGCCGCAGCATCTACCCGTCTGACTGACGCCGAACTGAAGGCGCAGGAGAAGGCCGCCAGGAAGGCCGAGAAGGAACGCCAGAAGCGCATCGCCGCCGATGAGGCGGCCGAGCGCAGGCGCAGCGCCAGGGCCGGTTTCGCGAACGTGAGCAACCCGCGCCGTTCGACCCTGATGACCGTGCTGTGCGCGATCTTCGCCGTGTACTGCCTGTTCCCGTTCGTGTACCTGGTGATCAACGCCACCAAGACCCAGGCCGACTTCACCTCCACGTTCGGCCTCGGCTTCGGCAAGAGCTTCGCCCTGTGGGACAACATCGTCACGGTGTTCACCTACCAGGGCGGCATCTTCGGCCGCTGGCTGGTCAACACCCTGCTCTACGTGGTCGTCGGCGCCGGCGGCGCCACCCTCCTGGCCATCATGGGCGGCTACGCGCTGGCCAAGTTCCGCTTCCCGGGCCGCAAGGCCGTGTTCGCCGTGATCATCGGCTCGATCTCCGTGCCGGGCATCGCCCTGGCCGTGCCGCAGTTCCTCCTGTTCGCCAAGCTGGGCCTGACCAACACCCCGTGGGCCATGATCATCCCGTCGCTGATCTCCCCGTTCGGCCTGTACCTGATGTGGATCTTCAGCGAGCAGGCCGTGCCCACCGAGCTCCTGGAGGCCGCCCGCGTGGACGGCGCGTCCGAGTTCCGCACGTTCTGGACCATCAGCCTGCCCCTTCTGGCCCCCGGTATCGTGACGACCGCCCTGTTCACGATCGTGGCGACGTGGAACAACTACTTCCTGCCGTTGATCATGTTGAAGGACGCCGACTGGTACCCGCTGACCATCGGTCTGAACCAGTGGAAGGACCAGGCCTCGACCGCGGGCGGCCAGGCCATCCAGAACCTGGTGATCACCGGCTCCCTGATCACGATCATCCCGCTGGTCATCGCGTTCCTGTGCCTGCAGAAGTACTGGCAGTCCGGCCTCGCCGCAGGCGCCGTCAAGGAGTAG
- a CDS encoding beta-galactosidase, giving the protein MTTRRAFRWPSLLTESGRGIAFGGDYNPDQWPEETLDEDIRLMGEAGVNVVSLAIFSWDKIEPVEGAFTFEWLDHVIDRLGKAGIAVDLASATATAPLWLYESHPEVLPVDRYGHIVNAGSRQSWRPTSPVFKEYALRLCRKLAERYKDNPYVTAWHMGNEYGWNNRYDYSDNALAAFRTWCEAKYGTIDALNEAWGTAFWSQHVNSFDEVLLPRHMGGDAMVNPPQQLDYERFGNDMLLDFYKAERDAIEQICPGKPFTTNFMVSTDQCVMDYAKWAGEVDFVSNDHYFHEGESHLDELACSDALMDSLALGKPWYVMEHSTSAVQWKPLNARKRAGELMRDSLAHVAMGADAICFFQWRQSVSGAEAFHSAMLPHAGADTKVFRGVCELGKALKTLSDAGLQGTELERAGTAILFSAESEWATRSETLPSMKLNHWHDVRDWYRGFLDAGLRADVVPLAYDWTDYKTIVLPTVLSLSDEDVRRIADFAKAGGTVIVGYATGLVDEYFHIGLGGYPGAGNGLLRDMLGIRSEEFNILGEEAEGEPSEISLSNGLTTRLWQNDVTSVAADTTVLASYTGESAADWELERTPAITSHPYGNGTAIYVGCDLNRHDIAQLLKALGSRWRELSAQPTEGGQTPTYPTTDPRILHTIRRSADGSTRFDFYLNRSNQPVAINGVEGDPIIVHRCETDAVGYTLNRNAILIAKTSC; this is encoded by the coding sequence ATGACTACTCGTAGAGCATTTAGGTGGCCGTCCCTGCTGACGGAATCCGGCCGCGGCATCGCGTTCGGCGGCGACTACAACCCGGACCAGTGGCCCGAGGAGACGTTGGACGAGGATATCCGTCTCATGGGTGAGGCCGGCGTGAACGTCGTATCGCTGGCAATCTTCAGCTGGGACAAGATCGAGCCGGTCGAGGGCGCGTTCACGTTCGAGTGGCTCGACCATGTGATCGACAGGCTCGGCAAAGCCGGCATCGCCGTGGACTTGGCCTCCGCTACCGCCACCGCGCCGCTGTGGCTGTACGAATCCCATCCAGAGGTGCTGCCGGTAGACCGGTATGGTCATATCGTCAACGCGGGCTCACGCCAGTCGTGGCGGCCCACAAGCCCGGTGTTCAAGGAATACGCGCTGCGCCTGTGCCGCAAACTTGCTGAACGCTACAAGGACAACCCGTATGTGACCGCCTGGCACATGGGCAACGAATACGGCTGGAACAACCGCTACGACTACTCCGACAACGCCTTGGCCGCGTTCCGCACGTGGTGCGAGGCCAAGTACGGTACCATCGACGCGTTGAACGAGGCGTGGGGCACGGCCTTCTGGTCGCAGCACGTGAACAGTTTCGACGAGGTGTTGCTGCCGCGTCACATGGGCGGCGATGCCATGGTCAACCCGCCGCAGCAGCTCGACTATGAGCGGTTCGGCAACGACATGCTGCTCGACTTCTACAAGGCCGAACGTGACGCTATCGAGCAGATCTGCCCCGGCAAGCCGTTCACCACGAACTTCATGGTCTCCACCGACCAGTGCGTCATGGACTACGCCAAATGGGCCGGCGAGGTGGACTTCGTGTCCAACGACCACTACTTCCATGAAGGCGAATCCCACTTGGACGAGCTCGCCTGCTCGGACGCGCTCATGGACTCCCTCGCGCTGGGCAAGCCGTGGTACGTGATGGAGCACTCCACCTCAGCCGTGCAGTGGAAGCCGCTCAACGCGCGCAAACGGGCCGGCGAACTTATGCGCGACTCCCTGGCCCACGTGGCCATGGGCGCCGACGCCATCTGCTTCTTCCAATGGCGGCAGTCCGTGTCCGGCGCCGAGGCGTTCCACTCCGCCATGCTGCCCCACGCGGGCGCCGACACGAAGGTCTTCCGCGGCGTATGCGAGCTCGGCAAGGCGCTGAAGACCCTCTCCGACGCCGGGCTGCAGGGCACTGAGCTCGAGCGTGCCGGCACGGCGATCCTGTTCAGCGCGGAATCCGAATGGGCCACACGCTCCGAAACCCTGCCCAGCATGAAACTCAACCATTGGCACGACGTTCGCGACTGGTACCGCGGCTTCCTGGATGCCGGGCTGCGCGCGGACGTGGTGCCGCTCGCCTACGACTGGACTGACTACAAAACCATCGTGCTGCCCACCGTGCTCAGCCTGTCCGACGAAGACGTTCGCCGTATCGCCGACTTCGCGAAGGCCGGCGGAACCGTCATCGTCGGCTACGCCACTGGCCTGGTCGACGAGTACTTCCACATCGGGCTCGGCGGATACCCAGGTGCCGGCAATGGCCTCCTACGCGACATGCTCGGCATCCGCAGCGAAGAATTCAACATCCTCGGTGAAGAAGCCGAAGGCGAGCCCAGCGAAATTAGCCTGTCCAACGGTCTGACGACCCGCCTGTGGCAGAACGACGTGACTTCCGTAGCCGCGGACACCACAGTGCTCGCCTCTTACACAGGTGAGTCCGCCGCCGACTGGGAGCTGGAGCGCACCCCCGCCATCACCAGCCACCCCTATGGCAACGGTACCGCCATCTACGTGGGCTGCGACCTTAACCGTCACGACATTGCCCAGCTGCTCAAAGCACTTGGCTCCCGCTGGCGGGAGCTGTCGGCGCAGCCGACTGAGGGTGGTCAAACTCCAACCTATCCCACCACAGATCCCCGCATCCTGCACACCATCCGCCGATCCGCAGACGGCTCCACCCGCTTCGATTTCTACCTCAACCGCTCAAACCAGCCCGTCGCCATCAACGGTGTGGAAGGTGATCCCATCATCGTCCACCGTTGCGAGACTGACGCCGTTGGATATACGCTGAACCGCAACGCCATTCTTATCGCTAAAACGTCCTGCTAA
- a CDS encoding LacI family DNA-binding transcriptional regulator, whose translation MSDEKTAKRRATLRDVAQAAGVSLKTASNVINGSGRMTDETRAKVESVIKDLDYRVNVAARNLNRNHTGFITLAVPSLIPPYLAELANRTIEAARQRNYSVYVTTYAEGSAKGARDLLKKFNSTVSDGMILSMSEVENISPDDLKVDFPLVIVGARTTWGIVDHVTPDDVSAAAMAAGYLYERGSTRLAVIGARDVYDEDALLNAVEGNAQLRLRGIIEETHRRGLSLDPQLIGNTDQDWTIGAGARVTQRLIDSGVPFDGVIALNDQLAIGALTALRTAGYEVPAQVQVIGFDNNEEAPYLQIPLTTMDSRLDWTAPTAVNRILGRIDGSITKPELLTTESQVIARASTR comes from the coding sequence ATGAGCGACGAGAAAACAGCCAAGCGTCGAGCGACGCTACGCGATGTCGCTCAGGCCGCCGGTGTATCGCTCAAAACTGCGTCGAACGTGATCAATGGCTCCGGGCGTATGACCGATGAGACCCGTGCCAAGGTCGAGTCGGTCATTAAGGACCTCGACTACCGAGTCAATGTGGCTGCCCGCAACCTCAACCGCAATCACACCGGTTTCATCACCCTTGCCGTGCCTTCGCTGATTCCGCCATATCTGGCCGAGTTGGCCAACCGCACCATCGAGGCCGCCCGCCAGCGCAACTATTCCGTATACGTCACCACGTATGCGGAAGGCTCCGCGAAAGGCGCGCGCGATCTGCTGAAGAAGTTCAACTCCACGGTGTCCGATGGCATGATCCTTTCCATGAGCGAGGTGGAAAACATTTCGCCCGATGATCTGAAGGTTGATTTTCCGCTGGTCATCGTTGGCGCGCGTACCACGTGGGGCATTGTGGATCACGTGACCCCAGACGATGTATCCGCAGCCGCCATGGCCGCAGGCTACCTGTATGAGCGCGGTTCCACCAGACTTGCAGTGATCGGTGCCCGTGACGTTTACGACGAAGATGCATTGCTGAATGCCGTAGAAGGCAACGCGCAGCTGCGTCTGCGCGGCATCATCGAAGAGACCCACAGGCGTGGGCTCTCCTTGGATCCGCAGCTGATTGGCAACACTGATCAGGATTGGACCATCGGAGCCGGTGCCCGTGTGACCCAGCGGCTCATTGATTCCGGCGTGCCGTTCGACGGTGTGATCGCCCTGAACGATCAGTTGGCCATCGGCGCATTGACCGCTCTGCGCACCGCTGGTTATGAGGTGCCCGCGCAGGTGCAGGTCATCGGCTTCGATAACAACGAGGAAGCCCCCTACCTGCAGATTCCGCTGACCACCATGGATTCCCGCCTTGACTGGACGGCTCCCACGGCAGTGAATCGCATCCTCGGACGCATCGACGGCAGCATCACCAAGCCCGAACTGCTCACCACCGAATCCCAAGTCATCGCCCGCGCCTCCACACGCTGA
- a CDS encoding aldo/keto reductase, whose amino-acid sequence MADGRINPANVPDIALKDGQSIPQVGLGVLRIDDEGLARTLGVCNFMPADLKRLHEETGAWPAVNQIELHPTWQQREVVAFCKEHGIAVEAYSPMARGADLNAGNGTIEKIAAAHGVSPARVILRWHIENGTIIIPKSVHAARQKENLDLFGFELTAEEHAAIDALDGPTRAGHDPLTFTYA is encoded by the coding sequence ATGGCCGACGGACGCATCAACCCCGCCAACGTGCCGGACATCGCCTTGAAAGACGGCCAGTCCATTCCGCAGGTCGGTCTCGGCGTGCTACGTATCGACGACGAGGGCCTGGCCCGCACGCTCGGCGTGTGCAACTTCATGCCCGCCGACCTGAAGCGTCTGCACGAGGAGACCGGCGCATGGCCGGCCGTCAACCAGATCGAGCTGCACCCCACGTGGCAGCAGCGCGAAGTGGTGGCCTTTTGCAAGGAACATGGCATCGCCGTGGAGGCTTACTCGCCGATGGCCCGTGGCGCCGACCTCAACGCCGGCAACGGCACTATCGAGAAGATCGCCGCCGCGCATGGGGTCAGCCCAGCCCGGGTGATTCTGCGCTGGCACATCGAAAACGGCACCATCATCATTCCGAAGTCCGTGCACGCAGCGCGCCAGAAGGAAAACCTCGACCTGTTCGGCTTCGAGCTCACCGCCGAAGAACATGCAGCCATCGATGCTCTTGACGGTCCGACCCGCGCCGGTCATGACCCCCTCACCTTCACCTACGCCTGA
- a CDS encoding HNH endonuclease family protein — protein sequence MPPHRRPYRSSAHFSRRFNASGPLERVLMLIVIAAVIGITVGLLLPRVNPDAAKLTGGYTATGSAADTLNKLTVDDNQSAHGYDRDSFAFRSVDTDGNGCDARDDVLARDLTDVKYKYAGSCVVVSGTLDDPYTGQTINFVRGRTTSAKVQIDHVVALENAWQSGANKWPATKRHEFGNDPYNLLAVNGPANQEKGSASAAYWLPTNSEYRCDYVARQIGVKDKYQLTVTSQEKDAMLAVLHTCPGQAVPAD from the coding sequence ATGCCTCCGCACCGTCGTCCTTACCGTTCCAGCGCTCACTTCAGCCGCCGCTTCAACGCCTCCGGGCCACTGGAGCGTGTGCTTATGCTCATTGTCATTGCGGCGGTCATTGGCATTACGGTCGGCCTGCTGCTGCCGCGAGTCAATCCTGATGCAGCCAAGCTCACCGGCGGATACACCGCCACCGGTTCCGCCGCTGACACGTTGAACAAGCTTACCGTGGATGACAACCAGAGCGCACACGGCTACGACCGCGATTCCTTTGCATTCCGTTCCGTCGATACCGACGGTAACGGTTGCGACGCCCGCGATGATGTACTTGCCCGCGACCTGACCGACGTCAAATACAAATACGCTGGTTCCTGTGTGGTGGTGTCCGGCACATTGGATGACCCTTATACCGGGCAAACCATCAACTTCGTGCGCGGCCGCACCACCAGCGCCAAAGTGCAGATCGACCATGTGGTAGCGCTCGAAAATGCATGGCAGTCCGGTGCCAACAAGTGGCCCGCAACCAAACGTCACGAGTTTGGCAATGACCCTTATAATCTGCTCGCCGTGAATGGCCCCGCCAACCAGGAGAAAGGCTCAGCCTCCGCCGCTTACTGGCTGCCCACCAACAGCGAATACCGCTGTGACTACGTGGCACGCCAAATTGGCGTCAAAGACAAGTACCAACTCACCGTCACATCCCAAGAAAAGGACGCCATGCTCGCCGTCCTCCACACCTGCCCCGGCCAAGCCGTGCCAGCGGATTAG
- a CDS encoding Nramp family divalent metal transporter codes for MTAPHTAASATAADIEQETSEIEKERRIASDEANNKENPHGHALASILGPAFVAAVAYVDPGNVAANITSGARYGYLLVWVLVLANAMSVLIQYQSAKLGIVTNKSLPELLGERMSDAGRFMFFMQAEVIAIATDLAEVIGGAIALNLLFGLPMFLGGLVIGAVSTVMLWFQGGKSQTTFERIIIVMLLVITFGFIAGLFVAPPNPVEVAKGLIPRFKGTDSVLMAASILGATVMPHAIYLHSTLVNDHYAGGEKPSVERQLKGSKIDVAWALLLAGTVNLAMLVLAANSLHGMSGTDSIDGAQRAIAQVLGPVIGMIFSIGLLASSLSSTSVGTYAGSEIMHGLLHVNAPMWACRVVTLVPALIVLWFAKDPTEALVIGQVVLSIGIPFAVIPLMRYTHSKELMGKWADGTIKHIIFLIVVALIVTLNVLLIVLTLMGRA; via the coding sequence ATGACAGCACCACACACGGCAGCAAGCGCCACTGCGGCAGACATTGAGCAGGAAACGTCGGAAATCGAGAAGGAACGCCGAATCGCCAGCGATGAGGCGAACAACAAGGAAAATCCTCATGGCCATGCGCTCGCTAGCATTTTGGGGCCCGCGTTCGTGGCCGCTGTGGCTTATGTGGATCCAGGCAACGTGGCCGCCAACATCACGTCCGGCGCACGCTACGGCTACCTGCTGGTATGGGTGCTGGTGCTCGCCAACGCTATGAGCGTGCTCATCCAATACCAGTCCGCCAAGCTCGGTATTGTGACCAATAAATCCCTGCCCGAGTTGCTGGGCGAACGTATGAGCGACGCCGGCCGGTTCATGTTCTTCATGCAGGCCGAGGTCATCGCCATCGCCACCGATTTGGCGGAGGTGATTGGCGGCGCCATCGCGCTGAATCTGCTTTTCGGTCTGCCGATGTTCCTCGGCGGCCTGGTCATCGGTGCGGTCTCCACTGTGATGTTGTGGTTCCAAGGCGGCAAATCGCAAACCACATTCGAGCGCATCATCATCGTGATGCTGCTGGTTATCACGTTCGGCTTTATCGCGGGTCTGTTCGTGGCCCCGCCGAATCCCGTCGAAGTGGCCAAGGGGCTGATTCCGCGCTTTAAGGGTACGGATTCGGTGTTGATGGCCGCTTCGATTCTGGGTGCTACGGTGATGCCGCATGCCATCTACCTGCACTCCACGCTGGTGAACGACCATTACGCGGGCGGCGAGAAGCCATCGGTCGAGCGTCAGCTCAAAGGCTCGAAGATTGATGTGGCTTGGGCGTTGTTGCTGGCCGGCACGGTGAATCTGGCCATGCTGGTGCTTGCCGCCAACTCCCTGCATGGCATGTCAGGCACGGATTCCATCGATGGCGCTCAGCGGGCGATTGCGCAGGTGCTCGGCCCGGTGATTGGCATGATTTTCTCCATCGGCCTGCTGGCTTCGTCGTTAAGCTCCACGTCGGTCGGCACCTATGCCGGATCGGAGATCATGCACGGCCTGTTGCACGTCAACGCCCCGATGTGGGCCTGCCGTGTGGTCACGCTGGTGCCGGCTCTGATTGTGTTGTGGTTCGCCAAGGACCCTACGGAGGCACTGGTGATTGGTCAGGTGGTGCTTTCCATCGGCATTCCGTTTGCCGTGATCCCGCTCATGCGCTATACGCACAGCAAGGAACTCATGGGCAAATGGGCTGATGGCACGATTAAGCACATCATCTTCCTGATTGTGGTGGCGCTGATTGTGACCCTCAACGTGCTGCTCATCGTCCTGACATTGATGGGACGGGCGTAA
- a CDS encoding MDR family MFS transporter has product MTGAQGIKNRRGELQRVLSREESYVDGKLSRAAFISIAILTFITFVGNFTQLQLSSALPIIVSEFHISVTTGQWLTSVFQLVMGVMVPLTAFLTRRFSTRQIVICSMAVFTVGSLMAWVGPSFIWVLLGRVLEAAGTGVMWPVLQITVFSIYPLSRRGFAMGTVGMAMSVAPAIGPTLGGWQTDANGWRSIFLTMTVIGVISLVAAMFGLHNFGSHDPSARADFFSVSLSVIGFGGLMFGFTNSETYGFAAPVTWGPMVVGLVGIVWFVMRNLRHGRRYREAKAAQSAAEPTALPQPPLLDLEVLKNRSFTVGTITASLAFFAFSSILVIMPLYIQTDRGYSATMSGLIMLPGALGQCVSQFFGGRAMDRFGARPVALCGSIVQTVGTLGMSLVSMDTWIWWVSICQFTRQIGMGFLLMPITTWSLNCLNGPDEVSAGSSVTNTARQIAGAVGAPVLVILMETFAAWRHQAGASAVAASIFGIQWALRFSALLCFAMVLMVLFGVKGDGAGRTRDIISLRALRERRARRMAR; this is encoded by the coding sequence GTGACTGGAGCTCAGGGAATCAAGAATCGTCGCGGCGAATTGCAGCGGGTACTGAGCCGTGAGGAATCATACGTGGACGGTAAACTGAGCCGCGCGGCATTTATTTCCATCGCAATCCTGACCTTTATTACCTTTGTCGGTAATTTCACGCAGCTGCAACTGAGCTCGGCGCTGCCGATCATCGTTTCCGAATTCCACATCTCCGTAACCACCGGGCAGTGGCTCACCTCCGTGTTCCAGCTGGTCATGGGCGTGATGGTGCCGTTGACCGCGTTTCTGACCCGGCGCTTCTCCACCCGCCAGATCGTGATTTGCTCAATGGCGGTGTTCACGGTCGGATCGCTGATGGCCTGGGTCGGGCCGAGCTTCATCTGGGTGCTGCTCGGGCGCGTGCTTGAGGCCGCGGGCACGGGCGTGATGTGGCCAGTGCTGCAAATCACCGTGTTTTCCATTTATCCTCTGTCTCGCCGCGGATTCGCGATGGGCACGGTGGGCATGGCCATGAGTGTGGCGCCGGCCATCGGCCCCACGCTGGGCGGCTGGCAAACCGATGCGAACGGCTGGCGTTCCATCTTTCTGACTATGACCGTGATCGGCGTAATCTCGCTCGTGGCGGCCATGTTCGGACTACATAATTTCGGCTCGCATGACCCGTCGGCCCGCGCGGATTTCTTCTCGGTAAGCCTGTCCGTAATCGGTTTTGGCGGGCTGATGTTCGGCTTCACCAATTCGGAGACCTATGGATTTGCGGCACCGGTCACGTGGGGACCGATGGTTGTGGGACTGGTCGGCATCGTGTGGTTTGTGATGCGCAACCTGCGTCACGGTCGGCGGTATCGCGAAGCCAAGGCGGCGCAGTCGGCCGCGGAGCCGACCGCACTCCCCCAGCCTCCGCTGCTGGATCTTGAAGTGCTGAAGAATCGGTCCTTTACCGTCGGCACCATCACGGCATCTCTGGCGTTCTTTGCGTTCAGCTCGATTCTGGTCATCATGCCGCTGTATATCCAGACCGACCGTGGCTATTCGGCCACCATGAGCGGCCTGATTATGCTGCCGGGTGCCCTCGGCCAGTGCGTTTCCCAGTTCTTCGGCGGGCGGGCGATGGACCGTTTTGGCGCGCGACCAGTGGCGCTGTGCGGCTCGATTGTGCAGACCGTCGGTACGCTCGGCATGTCTTTGGTGTCTATGGATACATGGATTTGGTGGGTGTCGATTTGCCAGTTCACGCGTCAGATCGGCATGGGATTCCTGCTTATGCCGATTACCACATGGTCGCTGAACTGCTTGAACGGACCGGATGAGGTGTCTGCAGGATCGTCGGTCACGAACACCGCGCGGCAGATCGCAGGTGCCGTGGGTGCACCTGTGTTGGTGATTCTTATGGAGACGTTTGCCGCATGGAGGCATCAAGCGGGAGCCTCGGCCGTTGCGGCTTCCATCTTCGGCATCCAGTGGGCGCTGCGCTTCTCTGCACTGCTGTGCTTCGCGATGGTGCTTATGGTGCTTTTCGGCGTCAAGGGCGACGGTGCCGGACGTACGCGTGACATTATTTCCTTGCGTGCGCTGCGCGAACGCCGCGCACGGCGTATGGCTCGGTAA